In one Conger conger chromosome 5, fConCon1.1, whole genome shotgun sequence genomic region, the following are encoded:
- the LOC133129717 gene encoding inactive serine protease 35-like yields MRPVPLCLLLSLTALGMAAPEDEDEYTWPHRKLPLVQSEQTVYLPRPAFAGEPQGNLRGACGIECQSALPPPSAADLEKLLSYETVYENSTRTFTRVSLRGLAVEPPRNASRPRRRREVYGTDSRFTISDRQFSTAYPFSTTVRLSTGCSGILVSPKHVLTAAHCVHDGKDYLKGAKRLRVGVLTLRSKRGGGRGKGQRKGEGRRREGKGEREGKGEGQGKSGKRKGKKSRSRRSIEADRPAFRWTRVKQTQVPQGWLKDPSGKAVDYDYALLEMKRPHKQKFMDLGVVPSVRQLPAGRVHFSGFDDDRPGQLVYRFCSVTEESGDLLYQHCDSQPGAGGSGIYIRLKEPGKRKWKRKIVAVFSGHHWVDVNGVQQDYNVGVRITPEKYAQICHWLHSNSEECQSA; encoded by the coding sequence ATGAGGCCCGTTCCCCTGTGTCTTCTGCTCTCGTTGACTGCGCTGGGCATGGCCGCGCCCGAGGATGAGGACGAGTACACCTGGCCCCATAGGAAGCTCCCGCTGGTGCAGAGCGAGCAGACGGTGTATCTCCCCCGGCCTGCATTCGCCGGCGAGCCGCAGGGGAACCTGAGGGGGGCCTGCGGCATCGAGTGCCAGAGCGCCCTGCCTCCTCCCAGCGCTGCCGACCTGGAGAAGCTCCTGTCGTACGAGACGGTGTACGAGAACAGCACGCGCACGTTCACCCGCGTGTCCCTCCGCGGCCTGGCGGTGGAGCCACCCCGGAACGCCTCGCGCCCCAGGCGCAGGCGGGAGGTCTATGGCACGGACAGCCGCTTCACCATTTCCGACCGGCAGTTCTCCACCGCCTACCCTTTCTCCACCACCGTCAGGCTCTCCACGGGCTGCTCCGGGATCCTGGTCTCGCCCAAGCACGTGCTGACGGCCGCTCACTGCGTGCACGACGGCAAGGACTACCTGAAGGGCGCGAAGAGGCTGCGCGTGGGGGTCCTGACACTCCGCTCCAAACGGGGCGGGGGCCGAGGAAAAGGGCAGAGGAAGGGAGAAGGCAGGaggagggaagggaagggagaacgggaggggaagggagagggacaggggaagAGCGGCAAGCGGAAAGGGAAGAAGAGCCGTAGCCGGCGCAGCATAGAGGCCGACAGACCCGCCTTCCGCTGGACGCGGGTGAAGCAAACCCAGGTCCCCCAGGGCTGGCTCAAGGACCCATCGGGGAAGGCGGTGGATTACGACTACGCCCTGCTGGAGATGAAGCGCCCGCACAAGCAGAAGTTTATGGACCTGGGCGTGGTCCCGTCCGTCCGCCAGCTCCCCGCCGGCCGGGTCCACTTCTCCGGCTTCGACGACGACCGGCCCGGCCAGCTGGTGTACCGCTTCTGCTCGGTGACCGAAGAGTCCGGAGACCTGCTGTACCAGCACTGCGACTCGCAGCCCGGGGCGGGCGGCTCAGGAATCTACATCCGCCTGAAGGAGCCTGGGAAGAGGAAGTGGAAGCGGAAAATCGTTGCCGTCTTCTCGGGACACCACTGGGTCGACGTTAACGGGGTGCAGCAGGATTACAATGTGGGGGTGAGGATCACGCCCGAGAAGTACGCCCAGATATGTCACTGGCTGCACAGCAACTCGGAAGAGTGCCAATCCGCATGA